A stretch of the Ptychodera flava strain L36383 chromosome 18, AS_Pfla_20210202, whole genome shotgun sequence genome encodes the following:
- the LOC139117371 gene encoding CLIP-associating protein 1-B-like isoform X20, whose product MTSRPSGSRIPVFRPGSKPTTPTQDEVDSARASSAARVAKSKSSTGVKRSASSASGSRPNTASSGAIDEELFRKSFEDVPEVTIYNAKSLEEDFTKIKETLEDDKNAWDQRVNSLKKIRSLVIAGAKNYDSFQQQVRLLEVAFKISANDLRSQVVREACLTLAFLSMTLGRQFVNVAEFVLPTLFNLVPNSAKIMSSSGTVCLHFIIKHTHSHRLIPIICSYVTSKAVAIRRQTALFLWIIFSNWDTHSLEKHVGILTDAVHKNIEDADSEVRSFGRKAFWGFAEHFRQPAEKLLNSLDTSKQKMLHGELSQSSSTGSLNIPPSKPLSRKSSSSSQESVGPPRSTGARRSLVTSQKTETQTDGGFRLGPRSNSDINTSAASRAKSRYSASSTSLNTAQRLPKSASKENLGKKKQRDKGLTGSNTVLDKAAEEGSRIPTPRKGRLGVSQSQPGSRSSSRSASPTRYLYGTYSRVDATGSDRKTPRKSRIPRSQGCSREASPNRLGFGRDRHVSGNGAQRVAPRPQLAQPVLGTGKDAEIALAAALTQRPSRKRWESYGSAYSDDESDASSVCSIGSYGSGHGRIEDVPDILNKMGSAAWSERKEGLLGLSNVLRSSRMLSRQELKRCTEIFTRMFADPHGKVFSLFLETLSDFITIHKMDLSDWLYILLTRLLLKMGMDLLGSVHAKVERALDVVRDSFPYDLQFNILTRFIVDQTQTPNVKTKVALLKYMQYLIELMDPSDFVNSSETRLAVSRIISWTREAKSLDVRKVSQLVLIGLFELNTPEFSMMLSVLPKTFQDGATKLLHNHLRNTSNENENVPPRPRNTPSRAYQSRPMMSPRGDALSPRATYPDSDFDMQNMNSEEIYNSLRRTTAEIQNFSLRSSRDDLDDLTKDPERIESDEAVNNSFNRPALAEATLGDNIDEPFNRDRDILADIIRELSNHNERNEERESALQQLMKIAREDQNAPWEIHFKAVLLVLTETLNDVDATVRALALRTLRELVKNQPDRFVEYAELTILKVLEAHKDMQKEVIRAAEETTATLANSIPPETCVRVLCPLIQTADFPVNLGAIKMLTKVVELFPKADLNEMLPEMIPGLLKGYDHPDSSVRKGSVFCLVAIHSVIGDDLKDHLGDLSGSKMKLLNLYIKRSQAEKQVTDGKQDNGV is encoded by the exons CTGAAAAAAATCCGTAGTCTTGTGATTGCAGGTGCTAAAAATTATGACTCTTTTCAACAACAAGTGCGACTCCTAGAAgtagctttcaaaatatcagcaaATGACTTGAGATCGCAAGTTGTGCGGGAAGCATGCCTTACACTAGC gttCTTGTCAATGACGTTAGGTCGTCAGTTTGTCAATGTGGCTGAATTTGTTCTTCCAACGTTATTTAATCTAGTTCCAAACAGTGCTAAAATTATGTCTTCATCAGGTACTGTGTGTCTTCATTTCATCATTAAG CACACACATTCACATAGGTTGATACCCATAATTTGTAGCTATGTGACATCAAAAGCTGTCGCCATCAGAAG ACAAACTGCTCTATTTTTATGGATAATTTTTAGCAATTGGGATACACACTCTCTAGAAAAACATGTAGGTATTTTAACAGACGCTGTTCATAAAAACATTGAAGATGCTGACTCAGAAGTGAGATCTTTTGGCAGAAA AGCTTTCTGGGGCTTTGCGGAACACTTCAGGCAGCCAGCCGAGAAATTATTGAATTCATTAGATACTTCTAAACAAAAGATGTTACACGGTGAATTAAGCCAGTCTTCAAGTACAGGATCATTGAATATTCCGCCTTCAAAGCCGTTGTCGCGGAAATCAAGCAGCAGCTCACAAGAAAGCGTAGG ACCACCGAGGTCTACTGGAGCAAGGAGGTCATTAGTGACATCACAGAAAACAGAAACTCAGACAG ATGGTGGCTTTCGGTTAGGTCCTCGTTCTAATAGTGATATCAATACGTCAGCAGCGTCCCGTGCCAAGTCCCGCTACTCTGCAAGCAGTACATCATTAAATACTGCACAAAGGCTACCCAAATCTGCCTCCAAGGAAAACTTAG GAAAGAAAAAGCAAAGAGACAAAG GTTTGACTGGGTCTAACACCGTGCTTGATAAGGCAGCAGAGGAAGGTTCCAGGATCCCCACACCGAGGAAGGGACGTCTTGGTGTCTCACAATCACAAC cgGGCAGCAGATCCAGTAGTCGGTCAGCGTCACCAACAAGGTACCTATACGGCACGTACAGCCGTGTCGATGCGACTGGCTCAGACCGGAAAACTCCGCGGAAAAGCCGGATCCCCAGAAGTCAAGGTTGCAGTCGGGAGGCCAGCCCCAACAGACTTGGTTTCG GGAGAGACCGCCATGTTAGTGGCAACGGTGCACAGAGAGTTGCCCCAAGGCCTCAGCTGGCCCAACCAGTACTTGGCACAGGTAAAGACGCTGAAATAGCCCTGGCAGCTGCGTTGACACAACGGCCATCCCGAAAACGATGGGAGAGCTACGGATCAGCGTATTCTGATGATGAAAGTGACGCCTCTAGTGTTTGCTCTATCGGTTcctatggttcaggacatggtcGAATTGAG GATGTTCCTGATATTCTCAATAAAATGGGCAGTGCAGCGTGGTCAGAGAGAAAGGAAGGATTGCTAGGATTATCCAATGTACTCAGAAGCTCTAGGATGCTAAG TCGTCAAGAACTCAAGAGATGTacagaaatatttacaagaatGTTTGCAGATCCCCATGGCAAG GTTTTCAGCTTGTTTTTAGAAACATTATCAGACTTCATAACTATACACAAAATGGACCTTAGTGATTGGTTGTACATTCTACTGACACGACTTTTACTTAAAATGGGTATGGATCTCCTGGGCTCAGTTCATGCCAAGGTTGAAAGGGCATTAGATGTTGTCAG GGACAGTTTTCCCTATGACTTGCAGTTCAATATTTTAACCCGTTTTATAGTGGACCAAACACAGACACCCAATGTCAAG ACAAAGGTAGCTTTGTTGAAATACATGCAGTACCTAATAGAGCTAATGGATCCGTCAGACTTTGTGAATTCTAGTGAAACCAGACTTGCGGTCAGTAGAATTATCAGCTGGACAAGAGAAGCAAAGTCACTGGACGTCAGGAAG gTGTCACAACTAGTACTGATTGGTCTATTTGAATTAAATACGCCAGAATTCAGTATGATGTTGTCAGTATTACCCAAGACATTCCAG GATGGTGCCACTAAGCTCCTTCACAATCACCTACGGAATACAAGCAATGAAAACGAG AATGTACCACCCAGGCCACGTAATACACCAAGTCGAGCTTACCAGTCCAGACCCATGATGTCCCCGCGAGGCGATGCTCTGTCACCGCGGGCAACTTACCCCGACTCCGACTTTGACATGCAAAACATGAACTCTGAGGAGATCTACAACTCACTGCGCCGGACGACCGCCGAGATCCAAAACTTCAGCCTGCGCAGCAGCCGTGACGATCTTGATGATCTCACGAAAGACCCGGAGAGAATCGAAAGTGACGAG GCTGTAAATAATAGTTTCAACAGACCAGCCTTGGCAGAAGCCACACTGGGTGATAACATAGATGAACCATTTAACCGAG aTCGAGACATATTAGCTGATATCATTCGAGAACTGTCAAATCACAATGAAAG GAATGAGGAGAGGGAGTCTGCGTTGCAGCAGTTGATGAAGATAGCACGTGAAGATCAGAACGCCCCCTGGGAGATCCACTTCAAAGCAGTACTACTGGTGTTAACTGAGACGCTTAATGATGTCGATGCGACTGTCAGAGCATTGGCACTAAGAACACTGCGTGAACTCGTCAAAAATCAACCTGATCGGTTCGTTGAGTATGCCGAACTGACGATACTGAAAGTATTAGAAGCGcacaaagacatgcaaaaagAG GTCATACGAGCGGCCGAAGAGACAACTGCAACACTTGCGAATTCCATCCCACCTGAAACCTGCGTTAGAGTTCTCTGTCCCCTAATCCAAACTGCAGACTTCCCTGTCAACTTAGGTGCTATTAAAATGCTGACAAAG GTTGTTGAATTATTTCCAAAAGCTGATTTGAATGAAATGTTGCCAGAAATGATTCCTGGTCTACTTAAG GGGTATGACCATCCGGACAGTAGTGTGCGTAAAGGTAGCGTTTTCTGTCTTGTCGCCATACACAGTGTGATTGGCGACGACTTGAAAGACCATCTTGGAGATCTCTCTGGCAGCAAA ATGAAACTGTTGAACTTGTACATAAAGAGGTCGCAGGCTGAGAAGCAGGTAACTGATGGAAAACAAGATAACGGCGTTTGA
- the LOC139117370 gene encoding pancreatic triacylglycerol lipase-like has protein sequence MRVAVCFVFLAVLTPGWCWPEFRLYTRSNRNSYQVLTADAGSVGNSNFATNRDTKYIIHGWTESGASYWMLNMKDEFLDYANYNVIIVDWEDGAKGPTYGQSVENTKTVGKETSDFIKFLNDHRDFRYSFSRNHLIGFSLGAQCSGYAGRDTQNLPNPRGQVGRITGLDPAGPGFEGNDPADRIDETDADFVDIIHTDADPLYELGFGIWQECGDVDFYPNGGKNQPGCGLLPFENGVEGGEICDHGRAHYYFIESIRSSCKFEAYPCDKESQCYSCGLRGCNRMGFHAGKSPNGVFYLETNSQSPYCQK, from the exons ATGCGTGTTGCCGTGTGTTTCGTTTTCCTTGCTGTCCTAACTCCTG GCTGGTGTTGGCCGGAGTTCAGACTTTACACCCGTAGCAATCGCAACTCCTACCAAGTGTTGACAGCAGACGCAGGCTCTGTGGGaaattccaattttgccaccaATAGAGACACAAAGTATATCATTCATGGTTGGACCGAGAGCGGTGCCTCATACTGGATGCTCAACATGAAGGATGAGTTCCTCGATTAT GCTAACTACAACGTTATCATCGTGGACTGGGAAGACGGCGCCAAGGGCCCCACATATGGCCAGTCTGTCGAGAATACCAAGACCGTAGGAAAGGAAACATCAGATTTCATTAAGTTTCTTAACGATCATAGAGACTTCAGATACAGCTTCAGCAGAAACCACCTGATCGGCTTCAGCCTGGGCGCACAGTGCAGTGGATACGCTGGCAGAGACACCCAGAATTTGCCTAACCCAAGGGGACAAGTGGGACGCATTACAG GATTGGATCCTGCTGGTCCCGGTTTTGAGGGTAACGACCCGGCCGACCGTATTGACGAAACTGATGCTGACTTTGTAGACATCATTCATACCGATGCCGACCCACTCTATGAACTTGGTTTTGGAATATGGCAAGAA TGTGGCGATGTCGATTTCTATCCAAATGGTGGTAAGAATCAACCTGGCTGTGGACTTCTGCCATTTGAAAATGGAGTTGAAGGCGGTG AGATCTGTGACCATGGCAGAGCACACTATTACTTCATAGAGTCCATCCGCTCATCCTGCAAGTTCGAGGCTTATCCCTGCGACAAGGAAAGTCAGTGTTACTCATGTGGTTTAAGAGGGTGCAACAGAATGGGTTTCCATGCTGGAAAGAGTCCTAACGGCGTTTTTTACCTGGAAACCAACTCGCAAAGTCCATATTGTCAGAAGTAA
- the LOC139117371 gene encoding CLIP-associating protein 1-like isoform X19 — protein sequence MTSRPSGSRIPVFRPGSKPTTPTQDEVDSARASSAARVAKSKSSTGVKRSASSASGSRPNTASSGAIDEELFRKSFEDVPEVTIYNAKSLEEDFTKIKETLEDDKNAWDQRVNSLKKIRSLVIAGAKNYDSFQQQVRLLEVAFKISANDLRSQVVREACLTLAFLSMTLGRQFVNVAEFVLPTLFNLVPNSAKIMSSSGTVCLHFIIKHTHSHRLIPIICSYVTSKAVAIRRQTALFLWIIFSNWDTHSLEKHVGILTDAVHKNIEDADSEVRSFGRKAFWGFAEHFRQPAEKLLNSLDTSKQKMLHGELSQSSSTGSLNIPPSKPLSRKSSSSSQESVGPPRSTGARRSLVTSQKTETQTDGGFRLGPRSNSDINTSAASRAKSRYSASSTSLNTAQRLPKSASKENLGKKKQRDKGLTGSNTVLDKAAEEGSRIPTPRKGRLGVSQSQPGSRSSSRSASPTRYLYGTYSRVDATGSDRKTPRKSRIPRSQGCSREASPNRLGFAGSNGNNSRLASPASATFEAYRRAKLSRHTERGRFISRSLGGSRETSPSRHGFWRDRHVSGNGAQRVAPRPQLAQPVLGTGKDAEIALAAALTQRPSRKRWESYGSAYSDDESDASSVCSIGSYGSGHGRIEDVPDILNKMGSAAWSERKEGLLGLSNVLRSSRMLSRQELKRCTEIFTRMFADPHGKVFSLFLETLSDFITIHKMDLSDWLYILLTRLLLKMGMDLLGSVHAKVERALDVVRDSFPYDLQFNILTRFIVDQTQTPNVKTKVALLKYMQYLIELMDPSDFVNSSETRLAVSRIISWTREAKSLDVRKVSQLVLIGLFELNTPEFSMMLSVLPKTFQDGATKLLHNHLRNTSNENENVPPRPRNTPSRAYQSRPMMSPRGDALSPRATYPDSDFDMQNMNSEEIYNSLRRTTAEIQNFSLRSSRDDLDDLTKDPERIESDEAVNNSFNRPALAEATLGDNIDEPFNRDRDILADIIRELSNHNERNEERESALQQLMKIAREDQNAPWEIHFKAVLLVLTETLNDVDATVRALALRTLRELVKNQPDRFVEYAELTILKVLEAHKDMQKEVIRAAEETTATLANSIPPETCVRVLCPLIQTADFPVNLGAIKMLTKVVELFPKADLNEMLPEMIPGLLKGYDHPDSSVRKGSVFCLVAIHSVIGDDLKDHLGDLSGSKMKLLNLYIKRSQAEKQVTDGKQDNGV from the exons CTGAAAAAAATCCGTAGTCTTGTGATTGCAGGTGCTAAAAATTATGACTCTTTTCAACAACAAGTGCGACTCCTAGAAgtagctttcaaaatatcagcaaATGACTTGAGATCGCAAGTTGTGCGGGAAGCATGCCTTACACTAGC gttCTTGTCAATGACGTTAGGTCGTCAGTTTGTCAATGTGGCTGAATTTGTTCTTCCAACGTTATTTAATCTAGTTCCAAACAGTGCTAAAATTATGTCTTCATCAGGTACTGTGTGTCTTCATTTCATCATTAAG CACACACATTCACATAGGTTGATACCCATAATTTGTAGCTATGTGACATCAAAAGCTGTCGCCATCAGAAG ACAAACTGCTCTATTTTTATGGATAATTTTTAGCAATTGGGATACACACTCTCTAGAAAAACATGTAGGTATTTTAACAGACGCTGTTCATAAAAACATTGAAGATGCTGACTCAGAAGTGAGATCTTTTGGCAGAAA AGCTTTCTGGGGCTTTGCGGAACACTTCAGGCAGCCAGCCGAGAAATTATTGAATTCATTAGATACTTCTAAACAAAAGATGTTACACGGTGAATTAAGCCAGTCTTCAAGTACAGGATCATTGAATATTCCGCCTTCAAAGCCGTTGTCGCGGAAATCAAGCAGCAGCTCACAAGAAAGCGTAGG ACCACCGAGGTCTACTGGAGCAAGGAGGTCATTAGTGACATCACAGAAAACAGAAACTCAGACAG ATGGTGGCTTTCGGTTAGGTCCTCGTTCTAATAGTGATATCAATACGTCAGCAGCGTCCCGTGCCAAGTCCCGCTACTCTGCAAGCAGTACATCATTAAATACTGCACAAAGGCTACCCAAATCTGCCTCCAAGGAAAACTTAG GAAAGAAAAAGCAAAGAGACAAAG GTTTGACTGGGTCTAACACCGTGCTTGATAAGGCAGCAGAGGAAGGTTCCAGGATCCCCACACCGAGGAAGGGACGTCTTGGTGTCTCACAATCACAAC cgGGCAGCAGATCCAGTAGTCGGTCAGCGTCACCAACAAGGTACCTATACGGCACGTACAGCCGTGTCGATGCGACTGGCTCAGACCGGAAAACTCCGCGGAAAAGCCGGATCCCCAGAAGTCAAGGTTGCAGTCGGGAGGCCAGCCCCAACAGACTTGGTTTCG CCGGTAGTAACGGGAACAACAGTCGGCTTGCTTCTCCAGCTAGCGCCACCTTTGAGGCTTACAGACGGGCTAAATTAAGTAGGCACACAGAGAGAGGCAGATTCATTTCTAGAAGTCTGGGAGGCAGTCGGGAAACTAGCCCCTCCAGACACGGATTCT GGAGAGACCGCCATGTTAGTGGCAACGGTGCACAGAGAGTTGCCCCAAGGCCTCAGCTGGCCCAACCAGTACTTGGCACAGGTAAAGACGCTGAAATAGCCCTGGCAGCTGCGTTGACACAACGGCCATCCCGAAAACGATGGGAGAGCTACGGATCAGCGTATTCTGATGATGAAAGTGACGCCTCTAGTGTTTGCTCTATCGGTTcctatggttcaggacatggtcGAATTGAG GATGTTCCTGATATTCTCAATAAAATGGGCAGTGCAGCGTGGTCAGAGAGAAAGGAAGGATTGCTAGGATTATCCAATGTACTCAGAAGCTCTAGGATGCTAAG TCGTCAAGAACTCAAGAGATGTacagaaatatttacaagaatGTTTGCAGATCCCCATGGCAAG GTTTTCAGCTTGTTTTTAGAAACATTATCAGACTTCATAACTATACACAAAATGGACCTTAGTGATTGGTTGTACATTCTACTGACACGACTTTTACTTAAAATGGGTATGGATCTCCTGGGCTCAGTTCATGCCAAGGTTGAAAGGGCATTAGATGTTGTCAG GGACAGTTTTCCCTATGACTTGCAGTTCAATATTTTAACCCGTTTTATAGTGGACCAAACACAGACACCCAATGTCAAG ACAAAGGTAGCTTTGTTGAAATACATGCAGTACCTAATAGAGCTAATGGATCCGTCAGACTTTGTGAATTCTAGTGAAACCAGACTTGCGGTCAGTAGAATTATCAGCTGGACAAGAGAAGCAAAGTCACTGGACGTCAGGAAG gTGTCACAACTAGTACTGATTGGTCTATTTGAATTAAATACGCCAGAATTCAGTATGATGTTGTCAGTATTACCCAAGACATTCCAG GATGGTGCCACTAAGCTCCTTCACAATCACCTACGGAATACAAGCAATGAAAACGAG AATGTACCACCCAGGCCACGTAATACACCAAGTCGAGCTTACCAGTCCAGACCCATGATGTCCCCGCGAGGCGATGCTCTGTCACCGCGGGCAACTTACCCCGACTCCGACTTTGACATGCAAAACATGAACTCTGAGGAGATCTACAACTCACTGCGCCGGACGACCGCCGAGATCCAAAACTTCAGCCTGCGCAGCAGCCGTGACGATCTTGATGATCTCACGAAAGACCCGGAGAGAATCGAAAGTGACGAG GCTGTAAATAATAGTTTCAACAGACCAGCCTTGGCAGAAGCCACACTGGGTGATAACATAGATGAACCATTTAACCGAG aTCGAGACATATTAGCTGATATCATTCGAGAACTGTCAAATCACAATGAAAG GAATGAGGAGAGGGAGTCTGCGTTGCAGCAGTTGATGAAGATAGCACGTGAAGATCAGAACGCCCCCTGGGAGATCCACTTCAAAGCAGTACTACTGGTGTTAACTGAGACGCTTAATGATGTCGATGCGACTGTCAGAGCATTGGCACTAAGAACACTGCGTGAACTCGTCAAAAATCAACCTGATCGGTTCGTTGAGTATGCCGAACTGACGATACTGAAAGTATTAGAAGCGcacaaagacatgcaaaaagAG GTCATACGAGCGGCCGAAGAGACAACTGCAACACTTGCGAATTCCATCCCACCTGAAACCTGCGTTAGAGTTCTCTGTCCCCTAATCCAAACTGCAGACTTCCCTGTCAACTTAGGTGCTATTAAAATGCTGACAAAG GTTGTTGAATTATTTCCAAAAGCTGATTTGAATGAAATGTTGCCAGAAATGATTCCTGGTCTACTTAAG GGGTATGACCATCCGGACAGTAGTGTGCGTAAAGGTAGCGTTTTCTGTCTTGTCGCCATACACAGTGTGATTGGCGACGACTTGAAAGACCATCTTGGAGATCTCTCTGGCAGCAAA ATGAAACTGTTGAACTTGTACATAAAGAGGTCGCAGGCTGAGAAGCAGGTAACTGATGGAAAACAAGATAACGGCGTTTGA